The proteins below are encoded in one region of Pseudonocardia sp. DSM 110487:
- a CDS encoding acyl-CoA thioesterase II: MTRSPAVPDTDADGVPRGQAVLDRLVQLLNLEQLEVNLFRGVSPPESPTRVFGGQVAGQALVAAVRTVPDDRAVHSLHAYFIRPGDPRVPIVYETERVRDGRSFTTRRVLAIQHGEAIFALSASFQLPQDGLEHSEPPPSGVPEPDSLLTMGERVVRGDDAGWLARTPRPIDMRFVDEPAWSTARDGGSDAPVRVWMRADGSLPDDPLLHVCLLTYASDMTLLGSVVARHDVTSDRLQMASLDHAMWFHRSFRADEWLLYSCYSPSASGSRGLATGQFTTQDGRLVATTVQEGLVRLRRAR, translated from the coding sequence GTGACGCGTTCGCCCGCCGTTCCCGATACCGACGCCGATGGCGTGCCGCGCGGCCAGGCCGTGCTCGACCGGCTGGTGCAGTTGCTCAACCTCGAGCAGCTGGAGGTCAACCTGTTCCGCGGGGTCAGCCCGCCGGAAAGCCCTACCCGGGTGTTCGGTGGTCAGGTGGCGGGCCAGGCCCTCGTCGCCGCCGTCCGCACGGTGCCCGACGACCGCGCCGTCCACTCCCTGCACGCCTACTTCATCCGCCCCGGCGACCCCCGCGTGCCGATCGTCTACGAGACCGAGCGCGTGCGGGACGGCCGCTCGTTCACCACCCGCCGGGTCCTCGCCATCCAGCACGGCGAGGCGATATTCGCGCTGTCCGCCTCCTTCCAGCTGCCCCAGGACGGCCTGGAGCACAGCGAGCCGCCGCCCTCCGGCGTTCCCGAGCCGGACAGCCTCCTCACGATGGGGGAACGGGTCGTCCGAGGCGACGACGCTGGCTGGCTCGCGCGCACGCCACGCCCGATCGACATGCGGTTCGTGGACGAGCCCGCGTGGTCGACCGCCCGGGACGGCGGCTCCGACGCACCGGTCCGGGTGTGGATGCGCGCCGACGGCTCGCTCCCCGACGACCCCCTGCTGCACGTCTGCCTGCTCACCTACGCCAGCGACATGACCTTGCTCGGGTCGGTCGTCGCTCGCCACGACGTCACGTCCGATCGGCTGCAGATGGCCAGCCTCGACCACGCCATGTGGTTCCACCGCTCCTTCCGCGCCGACGAGTGGCTGCTCTACAGCTGCTACTCCCCCAGCGCATCCGGTTCTCGCGGGCTCGCGACCGGGCAGTTCACCACGCAGGACGGACGGCTGGTCGCCACGACGGTGCAGGAGGGGCTGGTCCGGCTGCGCCGCGCCCGCTGA
- a CDS encoding O-acetylhomoserine aminocarboxypropyltransferase/cysteine synthase family protein codes for MGGMSEQDRSWGFRTRAVHAGHVPDVATGARAVPIYQSTSFVFEDTTDAASLFALQKYGLIYSRIANPTVAVFEERLASLEGGLGAVATASGQAAEFLTFACLAGAGDHIVAAAGLYGGTITQLDVTLRRFGVDTTFVAGGEPDAFAAAITDRTKLLFAEVVSNPGGAIADIAGLADVAHAAGIPLIVDATLATPYLCRPIEHGADIVIHSATKFLGGHGTTLGGVVIESGKFPWGNGRFPQMTEPVPSYGGLTWWGNFQEFGFLTKLRAEQLRDVGASLSPHSAFLLIQGVETLPQRMEAHVANARAVAEWLDADPRVSYVRWAGLPGHPHHDRAARYLPLGPGAVFSFGVVGGREAGSRFIESVQLCSHLANVGDARTLVIHPGSTTHQQLTDDQLRDAGVPPDLVRISVGLEDPEDILWDLDQALAAASKESS; via the coding sequence ATGGGTGGCATGAGCGAGCAGGACCGCAGTTGGGGCTTCCGCACGCGCGCGGTGCACGCCGGGCACGTCCCCGATGTCGCAACGGGCGCGCGGGCGGTGCCGATCTACCAGTCCACGAGCTTCGTGTTCGAGGACACCACCGACGCGGCGAGCCTGTTCGCGTTGCAGAAGTACGGGCTCATCTACAGCCGGATCGCGAACCCGACCGTCGCAGTGTTCGAGGAGCGGCTCGCGAGCCTCGAGGGCGGGCTGGGCGCGGTCGCGACGGCGAGCGGGCAGGCCGCGGAGTTCCTGACCTTCGCCTGCCTCGCCGGAGCGGGCGACCACATCGTGGCGGCGGCAGGGCTGTACGGCGGCACGATCACCCAGCTCGACGTCACGCTGCGGCGGTTCGGCGTGGACACGACGTTCGTCGCGGGCGGGGAACCCGATGCGTTCGCCGCCGCGATCACCGACCGCACGAAGCTGCTGTTCGCCGAGGTCGTGTCCAACCCCGGCGGCGCCATCGCCGACATCGCGGGGCTCGCGGACGTCGCCCACGCCGCGGGCATCCCGCTGATCGTCGACGCCACGCTCGCCACCCCGTACCTGTGCCGGCCGATCGAGCACGGCGCCGACATCGTGATCCACTCGGCCACCAAGTTCCTCGGCGGCCACGGCACCACGCTGGGCGGCGTGGTGATCGAGTCCGGGAAGTTCCCATGGGGCAACGGGCGGTTCCCGCAGATGACGGAGCCGGTGCCGTCCTACGGCGGGCTCACGTGGTGGGGCAACTTCCAGGAGTTCGGCTTCCTCACCAAGCTGCGGGCCGAGCAGCTGCGCGACGTCGGCGCCTCGCTGTCCCCGCACAGCGCGTTCCTGCTGATCCAGGGCGTGGAGACGCTGCCGCAGCGGATGGAGGCGCACGTGGCGAACGCCCGCGCCGTCGCGGAGTGGCTGGACGCCGACCCACGCGTCTCCTACGTCCGCTGGGCCGGGCTGCCCGGCCATCCCCACCACGATCGCGCCGCGCGCTACCTGCCGCTCGGGCCGGGGGCGGTGTTCTCGTTCGGAGTGGTCGGCGGGCGGGAGGCCGGCTCGCGGTTCATCGAGTCCGTGCAGCTGTGCAGCCACCTCGCCAACGTCGGCGACGCGCGCACGCTCGTGATCCACCCGGGCTCCACCACCCACCAGCAGCTCACCGACGACCAGCTCCGCGATGCGGGAGTGCCCCCGGATCTGGTACGGATCAGTGTGGGCCTGGAAGACCCGGAGGACATCCTGTGGGATCTCGACCAGGCGCTCGCTGCCGCGTCGAAGGAGTCATCGTGA
- a CDS encoding TetR/AcrR family transcriptional regulator yields MAGTKERIVGTTGELFRRQGYAGTGLKQIVAEAGAPFGSIYHFFPGGKQQLAAEVIRTSGRAYQQLVEAILDQAPDAVTAVETGFAAAAETLVATGYADACPIATVALEVASTDETLREATAEVFAAWVASGATRFERWGFAPDDARRLAIVLITSLEGAFVLCRAARSTEAMVAAASAVTAAIRAALVTSPR; encoded by the coding sequence GTGGCGGGAACCAAGGAGCGGATCGTCGGCACCACGGGCGAGCTGTTCCGGCGCCAGGGGTACGCGGGCACCGGTCTCAAGCAGATCGTCGCGGAGGCGGGGGCGCCGTTCGGGTCGATCTACCACTTCTTCCCCGGCGGGAAGCAGCAGCTGGCCGCCGAGGTGATCCGGACGTCCGGCCGGGCGTACCAGCAGCTCGTCGAGGCGATCCTGGACCAGGCCCCGGACGCGGTCACCGCCGTGGAGACCGGGTTCGCCGCGGCCGCCGAGACGCTGGTCGCCACCGGCTACGCCGACGCCTGCCCGATCGCCACGGTGGCGCTGGAGGTCGCGAGCACCGACGAGACGTTGCGCGAGGCCACGGCCGAGGTCTTCGCGGCGTGGGTGGCCTCCGGCGCCACGCGGTTCGAGCGATGGGGATTCGCTCCGGACGACGCCCGCAGGCTGGCGATCGTGCTGATCACGAGCCTGGAGGGCGCGTTCGTGCTGTGCCGGGCGGCGCGCAGCACGGAGGCGATGGTCGCCGCCGCGAGCGCGGTGACCGCGGCGATCCGCGCCGCGCTGGTCACTTCGCCACGGTGA
- a CDS encoding nitroreductase family deazaflavin-dependent oxidoreductase, whose product MSDWNDKIIEEFRANAGRVGGMFEGAPMILIHHVGAKSGVERVTPLVHFPEDDDHTVIVASAGGAPNHPAWYHNLKANPKIDVEVGAETYTVVAEELPRAERDEFWKRVVAEKPGFADYERKTDRLIPLVRLTRVA is encoded by the coding sequence ATGAGCGACTGGAACGACAAGATCATCGAGGAGTTCCGCGCCAACGCGGGCCGCGTGGGCGGCATGTTCGAGGGCGCGCCGATGATCCTCATCCACCACGTGGGCGCGAAATCCGGCGTCGAGCGCGTCACGCCGCTCGTCCACTTCCCCGAGGACGACGACCACACCGTGATCGTGGCGTCCGCGGGCGGGGCGCCGAACCACCCGGCGTGGTACCACAACCTCAAGGCCAACCCGAAGATCGACGTCGAGGTGGGCGCCGAGACCTACACCGTCGTCGCCGAGGAGCTCCCCCGGGCCGAGCGCGACGAGTTCTGGAAGCGCGTGGTGGCCGAGAAGCCCGGCTTCGCCGACTACGAGCGCAAGACCGACCGCCTCATCCCGCTGGTGCGGCTGACCCGGGTCGCCTGA
- a CDS encoding DUF418 domain-containing protein gives MTVPPPADPGATPTAARALAPDLARGLMLLLIALANVHVYVYGHPTAVRGYPLDLEGADRWVVLLQMLLVDGRAYPLFGLLFGYGIVQLAARRGAVGMPLPAVTRLVRRRGAWMIVIGAAHGLLLWAGDIVGAYGLLGVLMAGLLVRGTERPLIATAAVGALLSALLYSVASLPAPPSKGMDATLPSMAVENPFEAALYRAFEWVGIGVVAAGLMVFGAVALGAWAGWRRLLDEPERHRMLLVRVAVAGIGAAVVLGLPLSLMAAQLWTAPSMGVIMLAGALHALGGYAGGMGYAALFGLLAIRLARRGRTGPAAYAILACGQRSLSCYLAQSVAFVALLPAWTFGLGDGAHAWQTALYAVATWLVILMVAAVSARAGYRGPAELLLRRLTYGPRRTSQPAGR, from the coding sequence ATGACGGTCCCGCCGCCCGCAGACCCGGGCGCCACCCCGACGGCCGCCCGCGCACTCGCCCCTGACCTCGCCCGCGGCCTCATGCTGCTGCTCATCGCGCTGGCGAACGTCCACGTCTACGTCTACGGGCACCCCACGGCCGTGCGCGGCTACCCGCTCGATCTCGAGGGAGCCGACCGGTGGGTCGTGCTGCTGCAGATGCTGCTCGTCGACGGGCGGGCCTATCCGCTGTTCGGGCTGCTCTTCGGCTACGGGATCGTGCAGCTCGCGGCGCGGCGTGGTGCCGTGGGGATGCCCCTGCCCGCCGTGACGAGATTGGTCCGGCGGCGCGGCGCGTGGATGATCGTGATCGGCGCCGCGCACGGGCTGCTGCTGTGGGCGGGCGACATCGTCGGGGCGTACGGGCTGCTCGGGGTGCTCATGGCAGGGCTGCTGGTGCGCGGCACCGAGCGTCCGCTGATCGCCACCGCCGCGGTCGGGGCGCTGCTGTCAGCGCTCCTCTATTCCGTGGCATCGCTGCCGGCCCCGCCGAGTAAGGGCATGGACGCGACGCTCCCCTCGATGGCGGTGGAGAACCCGTTCGAGGCCGCGCTGTACCGGGCGTTCGAGTGGGTCGGCATCGGCGTCGTCGCGGCCGGGTTGATGGTGTTCGGGGCGGTCGCCCTGGGCGCGTGGGCGGGCTGGCGGCGGCTGCTCGACGAGCCGGAGAGGCACCGGATGCTGCTCGTGCGGGTCGCCGTCGCCGGCATCGGCGCGGCGGTGGTGCTCGGCCTGCCGCTGTCGCTGATGGCGGCGCAGCTGTGGACCGCCCCGTCGATGGGGGTGATCATGCTTGCCGGCGCGCTGCACGCTCTCGGCGGCTACGCGGGCGGGATGGGCTACGCCGCGCTGTTCGGGCTGCTGGCGATCCGGCTGGCCCGCCGCGGCCGTACCGGCCCTGCGGCGTACGCGATCCTGGCCTGCGGGCAGCGCTCGCTGTCGTGCTACCTCGCGCAGTCCGTCGCGTTCGTGGCCCTCCTCCCGGCCTGGACGTTCGGGCTCGGCGATGGCGCGCACGCCTGGCAGACGGCGCTCTACGCCGTCGCCACCTGGCTGGTGATCCTCATGGTGGCCGCGGTGTCGGCCCGGGCCGGCTACCGGGGCCCGGCCGAACTGCTCCTGCGCCGCCTCACCTACGGCCCCCGCCGTACGTCCCAGCCTGCCGGTCGATAG
- a CDS encoding CoA-binding protein — translation MSWENPSAVRRQQILRATRTVAMVGASPNPARASNFVATYLLASTHYDVYFVNPNATEILGRPVYKSLDSLPVVPDLVDVFRRREDLPSVLDDVLAVDGVQTFWLQFGLFDEDVARRAEAGGLEVVMDRCLKVEHARFHGGLHIAGFDTGVITSRRRASR, via the coding sequence GTGAGCTGGGAGAACCCCTCGGCAGTCCGCAGGCAGCAGATCCTGCGCGCCACCCGCACCGTCGCGATGGTTGGCGCGTCGCCCAACCCGGCCCGCGCGAGCAACTTCGTGGCCACCTACCTGCTCGCCAGCACCCACTACGACGTGTACTTCGTCAACCCGAACGCCACCGAGATCCTCGGCAGGCCGGTCTACAAGAGCCTCGACTCGCTGCCGGTGGTGCCCGACCTCGTCGACGTCTTCCGCCGCCGGGAGGACCTGCCGTCCGTGCTCGACGACGTGCTGGCCGTCGATGGGGTGCAGACGTTCTGGCTGCAGTTCGGGCTGTTCGACGAGGACGTGGCGCGGCGCGCGGAGGCCGGAGGGCTCGAGGTCGTGATGGACCGCTGCCTCAAGGTGGAGCACGCCCGCTTCCACGGCGGGCTGCACATCGCCGGGTTCGACACCGGTGTGATCACCTCGCGGCGGCGCGCGTCTCGCTGA
- a CDS encoding dienelactone hydrolase family protein, whose protein sequence is MQTAITFTADDGYPLPGVLTVPDAGDGPHPALVMIYEAFGMNDEMRRVARDLAADGYAVLIPDLFARGRVKALCVARAMRTVLRGSGRELEDIEAGRRFMAARPEVDGDRIGTIGFCLGGSFALLLAGSGRYKVSAPFYNMPLKVSRSCPMVASYGGQDLTTRGFGDRLEARLEQLGVPHDVCTYPDAGHSFFSRPPGALGAMTKYSPFRAEYHAPTAEDAHRRIVAFFREHL, encoded by the coding sequence GTGCAGACCGCGATCACCTTCACAGCCGACGACGGGTACCCGCTCCCCGGCGTGCTCACCGTGCCCGATGCGGGCGATGGCCCGCACCCGGCCCTGGTGATGATCTACGAGGCGTTCGGCATGAACGACGAGATGCGCCGGGTCGCCCGCGATCTCGCGGCCGATGGGTATGCCGTCCTGATCCCCGACCTGTTCGCGCGGGGCCGGGTCAAGGCTCTGTGCGTGGCGCGGGCGATGCGGACGGTGCTGCGCGGCAGCGGGCGCGAACTGGAGGACATCGAGGCGGGTCGGCGCTTCATGGCGGCGCGACCGGAGGTCGACGGCGACCGCATCGGCACCATCGGCTTCTGCCTCGGCGGCAGCTTCGCCCTGCTGCTCGCCGGCAGCGGCCGCTACAAGGTGAGCGCCCCGTTCTACAACATGCCGCTCAAGGTGTCCCGGTCCTGCCCGATGGTCGCGAGCTACGGCGGCCAGGACCTGACCACGCGGGGCTTCGGCGACCGGCTCGAGGCGCGGCTGGAGCAGCTGGGCGTGCCGCACGACGTATGCACCTACCCCGACGCGGGCCACTCGTTCTTCAGCCGGCCGCCAGGGGCTCTCGGCGCGATGACGAAGTACTCGCCATTCCGTGCCGAGTACCACGCGCCGACCGCCGAGGACGCCCACCGGCGGATCGTCGCCTTCTTCCGCGAGCATCTGTGA
- a CDS encoding cytochrome P450, giving the protein MGVEVFDPFATTIRLIGEPGPAAALRAAGPIVRAEAPAGGPVWIVTEEVLARQALTDQRLVKDPAYAPPSWDRWAAGLEPTAAEQPSLTTLDGPTHAALRKAHAPLLTARRVQGYADRIAAIARDQLAAAAVDGLVDLMADFTTRFPLTVICELLGVPSDRVDQAVSACARMSTYGPDEFGAVMAAFADLAQAALVDGGMAAELRNRLPDGTSAHDLHYLLFGLIFASQITTDAALGFLVARVVGDPSDDLVREVLRRHPPAPFTLWRFARTEIELGGVRLPERAPVLVDIAGINTAGEGADLTFGAGPHYCIGAQLAQLELHAVAGVLAADFPEARLAVPYAELRRVDRGMQGSRLVELPVLLRG; this is encoded by the coding sequence TTGGGAGTCGAAGTGTTCGATCCGTTCGCCACCACCATCCGCCTGATCGGGGAGCCGGGCCCGGCCGCCGCGTTGCGGGCGGCCGGGCCCATCGTGCGCGCGGAGGCACCCGCAGGCGGCCCGGTCTGGATCGTCACTGAGGAGGTGCTCGCCCGCCAGGCGCTCACGGACCAGCGCCTGGTGAAGGACCCCGCGTACGCCCCGCCGTCGTGGGACCGGTGGGCGGCGGGCCTCGAACCGACGGCCGCCGAGCAACCGTCGCTCACCACGCTCGACGGACCGACGCACGCGGCGCTGCGCAAGGCGCACGCCCCGCTCCTGACGGCTCGGCGGGTGCAGGGGTACGCCGATCGGATCGCCGCGATCGCCCGCGACCAGCTCGCCGCGGCGGCCGTCGACGGGCTGGTCGACCTGATGGCGGACTTCACCACGCGGTTCCCGCTCACCGTGATCTGCGAACTGCTCGGCGTACCGTCCGATCGCGTCGACCAGGCCGTCTCGGCCTGCGCGCGGATGAGCACCTACGGCCCGGACGAGTTCGGCGCGGTGATGGCCGCATTCGCCGACCTCGCGCAGGCCGCGCTGGTGGACGGCGGCATGGCCGCGGAACTACGCAACCGCTTGCCCGACGGCACGAGCGCGCACGATCTCCACTACCTGCTGTTCGGATTGATCTTCGCGAGCCAGATCACCACCGATGCCGCGCTCGGGTTCCTGGTGGCGCGGGTAGTGGGCGATCCGTCGGACGACCTGGTGCGCGAGGTCCTGCGGCGACACCCGCCTGCCCCGTTCACGCTGTGGCGGTTCGCGCGTACCGAGATCGAGCTGGGTGGGGTGCGGCTCCCGGAACGGGCACCGGTGCTCGTCGACATCGCGGGCATCAACACTGCGGGGGAGGGCGCCGACCTCACGTTCGGCGCCGGGCCGCACTACTGCATCGGTGCCCAGCTCGCCCAGCTGGAGCTGCACGCCGTGGCCGGCGTGCTGGCCGCCGACTTCCCCGAAGCGCGTCTCGCCGTGCCGTACGCGGAGCTGCGCCGGGTCGACCGCGGCATGCAGGGCAGCCGCCTGGTCGAGCTGCCGGTGCTGCTGCGCGGCTGA
- a CDS encoding MarR family winged helix-turn-helix transcriptional regulator, producing MPDEIESRERARWAAAEPTWALWEVMRAATDAGYVLAERLGLPYNDVRALGVLTESEEPVGPVELGHRLGMRSASATELVDRLERTGHVRRVRHPRDRRRVILELTDTGWHAVMAELGPLLARFDRVAEGLDPEGNAAVVTYLRAIADEQRAYRGTT from the coding sequence GTGCCCGACGAGATCGAATCCAGGGAGCGCGCGCGGTGGGCGGCCGCCGAGCCGACGTGGGCGCTCTGGGAGGTGATGCGTGCCGCCACCGACGCCGGCTACGTCCTGGCCGAGCGGCTGGGCCTGCCCTACAACGACGTGCGCGCACTGGGCGTCCTCACCGAGTCCGAGGAGCCGGTCGGCCCGGTCGAGCTGGGGCACCGGCTCGGGATGCGCTCCGCGTCGGCCACCGAGCTGGTAGACCGGCTCGAGCGCACCGGGCACGTCCGCCGCGTCCGGCACCCGCGCGACCGCAGGCGCGTGATCCTCGAACTCACCGACACCGGCTGGCACGCCGTCATGGCGGAGCTGGGCCCGCTGCTGGCCCGGTTCGACCGGGTGGCCGAGGGCCTCGATCCGGAAGGTAACGCCGCCGTGGTGACGTACCTGCGCGCGATCGCGGATGAGCAGCGCGCTTACCGCGGGACGACCTGA
- a CDS encoding heme-binding protein: MPITLDQAQTIVRVALEHGTEQGFQPLTVAVLDPGGALVALGRQDGSGYLRPDLATAKAWGILGMGMNNRALAARAEAAPDLYTTIVALSGGKVVSVPGGVFVRDADGQLLGAVGISGDTSLNDEAAALAGIEAAGLTGETGAEN; encoded by the coding sequence ATGCCGATCACCTTGGACCAGGCCCAGACCATCGTCCGCGTCGCGCTGGAGCACGGCACCGAGCAGGGCTTCCAGCCACTGACGGTCGCCGTGCTCGACCCGGGCGGCGCGCTCGTCGCGCTCGGCCGCCAGGACGGCTCCGGGTACCTGCGACCGGACCTGGCCACCGCGAAGGCATGGGGGATCCTCGGGATGGGCATGAACAACCGCGCACTGGCCGCCCGCGCCGAGGCCGCGCCGGATCTCTACACCACGATCGTCGCCCTCTCGGGCGGCAAGGTCGTCTCCGTGCCCGGCGGGGTGTTCGTGCGCGACGCCGACGGCCAGCTGCTGGGCGCGGTCGGGATCAGCGGGGACACCTCGCTGAACGACGAGGCAGCGGCCCTCGCCGGCATCGAGGCGGCCGGGCTCACCGGGGAGACAGGCGCAGAGAACTGA
- the pyk gene encoding pyruvate kinase → MSRRTKIVCTIGPATATPDRIRELVQAGMDVARLNFSHGNREDHKRVYDMVRTAADAEGKAVGIMGDLQGPKIRLGRFASGPVEWHTGEEVRITVEDVAGTHDRVSTTYSGLANDARPEDRLLVDDGKVALRVVKVEGDDVVCRVTEGGPVSDNKGISLPGMNVSVPALSDKDCADLEFALDLRVDTIALSFVRSPADIDLAHKIMDSKGARVPVIAKLEKPEAVDNLEAIVLAFDAVMVARGDLGVELPLEHVPLVQKRAIQIARENAKPVIVATQMLESMITTSRPTRAEASDVANAVLDGADCVMLSGETSVGRYPIKSVKTMAQIIEAVEDGPVTVPPLNHVPRTKRGVLSYAARDIGERLSARALVAFTQSGDTVRRLARLHTRLPLLAFTPEPAVRSQLAMSWGVETFLVPSVDSTDAMVRQVDQSMLSIERFQPGDLVVIVAGSPPGTIGSTNLIRVHRLGEEDHA, encoded by the coding sequence GTGAGCCGACGCACCAAGATCGTCTGCACCATCGGTCCCGCCACCGCAACGCCGGACCGGATTCGTGAGCTCGTGCAGGCCGGGATGGACGTCGCCCGCCTGAACTTCAGCCACGGCAACCGCGAAGACCACAAGCGGGTCTACGACATGGTCCGCACCGCGGCCGATGCCGAGGGCAAGGCCGTGGGGATCATGGGCGACCTGCAGGGTCCCAAGATCCGGCTGGGGCGCTTCGCCAGCGGACCCGTCGAGTGGCACACCGGCGAGGAGGTGCGGATCACGGTCGAGGACGTGGCCGGCACCCACGACCGGGTCTCCACCACCTACTCCGGCCTCGCGAACGACGCCCGCCCCGAGGACCGGCTGCTCGTCGACGACGGCAAGGTCGCGCTCCGCGTCGTCAAGGTCGAGGGCGACGACGTCGTCTGCCGCGTCACCGAGGGCGGCCCGGTGAGCGACAACAAGGGCATCTCGCTGCCCGGGATGAACGTCTCGGTGCCCGCCCTGTCCGACAAGGACTGCGCCGACCTCGAGTTCGCGCTGGACCTGCGCGTCGACACGATCGCGCTCTCGTTCGTGCGGAGCCCGGCCGACATCGACCTTGCCCACAAGATCATGGACAGCAAGGGTGCCCGGGTGCCCGTGATCGCGAAGCTGGAGAAGCCAGAGGCGGTCGACAACCTCGAGGCCATCGTCCTCGCCTTCGACGCCGTCATGGTCGCCCGGGGCGACCTGGGCGTCGAGCTTCCGCTCGAGCACGTGCCGCTGGTGCAGAAGCGCGCCATCCAGATCGCGCGCGAGAACGCCAAGCCGGTCATCGTGGCCACGCAGATGCTCGAGTCGATGATCACCACCTCGCGTCCGACCCGCGCGGAGGCGTCCGACGTCGCCAACGCTGTGCTCGACGGCGCCGACTGCGTGATGCTCTCCGGCGAGACGAGCGTCGGCCGGTACCCGATCAAGTCCGTCAAGACGATGGCCCAGATCATCGAGGCCGTCGAGGACGGGCCGGTCACCGTCCCGCCGCTCAACCACGTGCCTCGCACCAAGCGGGGCGTGCTGTCCTACGCGGCCCGCGACATCGGCGAGCGGCTCTCCGCCCGCGCGCTCGTGGCGTTCACGCAGTCCGGCGACACCGTCCGCCGCCTCGCCCGCCTGCACACCCGGCTCCCGCTGCTCGCGTTCACCCCCGAGCCGGCGGTGCGCAGCCAGCTCGCGATGAGCTGGGGCGTCGAGACCTTCCTCGTGCCGTCGGTCGACTCCACCGACGCCATGGTCCGCCAGGTCGACCAGTCGATGCTGTCGATCGAGCGGTTCCAGCCCGGCGACCTCGTCGTGATCGTGGCTGGTTCCCCGCCCGGCACCATCGGCTCGACCAACCTCATCCGCGTCCACCGCCTCGGCGAGGAGGACCACGCCTGA
- a CDS encoding alpha/beta fold hydrolase — protein MAEIELSAGTIEYTDTGGSGPVLVFVHGVTVAPSQWRHVVAELSGEYRCVLPHLPLGSHLRPMRPDADLSLRGLAMLIGEFLEKLDLRDVTLVQNDWGGAQVLVAHGGAERVARMVLVACEAFDNYPPGIAGRLLTLTARVPGGLALLTQLLRFRAARRAPGGWGWMSKRPVPDEVMDEWFRPAREQAAVRRDLEAYGRGIPPRDVLLEWAERNRSFGGPVLVVWAAEDRLMPAEHGRRLAALYPQGRLVTIPDSYTLVPEDQPAALTAAIRAFLSETRAAAR, from the coding sequence ATGGCGGAGATCGAGCTCTCGGCCGGCACGATCGAGTACACCGACACCGGCGGGAGCGGCCCCGTCCTCGTCTTCGTGCACGGCGTCACCGTCGCGCCGTCGCAATGGCGCCACGTCGTCGCCGAGCTGAGCGGCGAGTACCGGTGCGTGCTCCCGCACCTGCCGCTGGGTTCGCATCTCCGTCCCATGCGGCCGGACGCGGACCTGTCGCTGCGTGGGCTCGCGATGCTGATCGGGGAGTTCCTGGAGAAGCTCGACCTGCGCGACGTCACGCTCGTGCAGAACGACTGGGGCGGCGCCCAGGTCCTCGTCGCCCACGGCGGCGCCGAGCGGGTGGCACGCATGGTGCTCGTCGCGTGCGAGGCGTTCGACAACTATCCGCCGGGCATCGCCGGCCGCCTCCTCACCCTCACCGCGCGCGTGCCCGGCGGCCTCGCGCTCCTCACCCAGCTGCTGCGCTTCCGCGCGGCCCGGCGGGCGCCGGGCGGGTGGGGCTGGATGAGCAAGCGACCGGTACCCGACGAGGTCATGGACGAGTGGTTCCGGCCCGCTCGCGAGCAGGCCGCGGTGCGGCGGGACCTCGAGGCCTACGGCCGCGGCATCCCACCACGCGACGTGTTGCTGGAATGGGCAGAGCGCAACCGGTCGTTCGGCGGCCCGGTACTCGTGGTGTGGGCCGCGGAGGACCGGCTGATGCCCGCGGAACACGGCAGGCGGCTCGCGGCGCTGTACCCGCAGGGCAGGCTCGTGACGATCCCCGACAGCTACACGCTCGTGCCCGAGGACCAGCCCGCGGCGCTCACGGCCGCGATCCGCGCCTTCCTCAGCGAGACGCGCGCCGCCGCGAGGTGA